In one Lolium rigidum isolate FL_2022 chromosome 3, APGP_CSIRO_Lrig_0.1, whole genome shotgun sequence genomic region, the following are encoded:
- the LOC124695239 gene encoding G-type lectin S-receptor-like serine/threonine-protein kinase At2g19130 — MIFWHKLSLLLLLDWLSFSAAAAAADTLSVGEFLAGNRTLVSEGGKFELGFFSPAGNGNSTYYVGIWYKQIPMQTVIWVMNRNLPVSDPSSAELTVAPDGNLLLLRNGNQTKKPIWSSTNSSYARPSVGPVVAVLLDTGNLVLRGNSSQQIIWQSFDHPTDTLVPGGRVGLNKRSGAYQALVSWRSADDPSTGWYTDRVDPFGVSGQYTFLWNGTTVYYYSGAWDGQRFASVPEMGISARYRYILVNNDEEVSFSFEVADPSTLSRMVMSPNGQYTMYDWSSKSGGQWLLHFATPTSPCDVYSVCGAFGLCDAASSQYCRCLPAFDAASPGDWSGGCARKTSLHCSNDSASTDGFLPVQNVKLPSRYITDTDAGGSAGDCASACLRNCSCTAYAYEGGCLVWAGDLRNIQQLTDGDAAGSTMFLRVAAADLAANSNHGGLSTSDRDAILVASALAFLMILCCLFSVVSWRRRRGAQTVRLDGSLLVFSHGYLVRCTKNFSEKLGMGSFGSVYKGKLRDGTAVAVKRLELGGSAQGEKQFRAEVRTLGRIHHVNLVRLRGFCATARERLLVYDYMPNGSLASAMSGPSFGMLDWGARFGIMAGVARGLAYLHEQCQERIVHCDVKPENILLDAAFCAKVADFGMAKLIGREFSAALTTARGTVGYLAPEWVLGLPVTSKADVYSYGMTLLELVSGRRNRDAGGRGVGYFPLWAASKVSEGQFLAILDERLAGDADMEELSRACNAACWCIQQSKALRPTMGQVVQVLEGSLRVGAAPVPRHLELFCAEDSRTL, encoded by the coding sequence ATGATTTTTTGGCACAAACTCAGTCTGCTCCTTTTGCTAGATTGGCTgagcttctccgccgccgccgcggcagccGACACGCTCTCCGTAGGAGAATTTCTCGCCGGGAACCGGACGCTAGTCTCGGAAGGAGGCAAGTTCGAGCTGGGCTTCTTCTCCCCGGCCGGCAACGGTAACTCCACGTACTACGTCGGCATATGGTACAAGCAAATCCCGATGCAAACGGTCATCTGGGTGATGAACAGAAACCTCCCGGTCTCGGACCCATCGTCCGCAGAGCTGACGGTAGCTCCAGACGGCAACCTCCTCCTCCTACGAAACGGGAATCAGACCAAGAAGCCAATCTGGTCGTCGACCAACTCCAGCTACGCGCGCCCATCAGTCGGGCCCGTCGTGGCGGTTCTCCTCGACACCGGGAACCTCGTTCTGCGCGGCAACTCCTCGCAGCAGATCATATGGCAGAGCTTCGATCACCCGACCGACACGCTCGTGCCGGGCGGCCGGGTGGGGCTGAACAAGCGCAGCGGCGCGTACCAGGCGCTCGTGTCATGGAGGAGCGCCGACGACCCCTCCACGGGATGGTACACTGACCGGGTCGACCCGTTCGGCGTGTCCGGCCAGTACACCTTCCTGTGGAACGGCACGACCGTGTACTACTACTCCGGCGCCTGGGACGGGCAGCGCTTcgcgtccgtgccggagatgggcATATCGGCCAGGTACAGGTATATCTTGGTCAACAACGACGAGGAAGTCAGCTTCTCCTTCGAGGTCGCCGACCCGTCTACCCTGTCGAGGATGGTGATGAGCCCGAACGGGCAGTACACCATGTACGACTGGTCCAGCAAGTCCGGCGGGCAGTGGCTGCTTCACTTCGCGACTCCCACGTCGCCGTGCGACGTGTACTCCGTGTGCGGGGCCTTCGGGCTGTGCGACGCGGCCAGCTCGCAGTACTGCCGGTGCTTGCCGGCGTTCGACGCCGCGTCGCCGGGGGATTGGAGCGGCGGCTGCGCGAGGAAGACGAGCTTGCACTGCAGCAACGACTCAGCGTCCACCGATGGGTTCCTTCCGGTGCAAAATGTCAAGCTGCCGAGCAGGTACATCACGGACACTGATGCTGGAGGTAGCGCTGGGGATTGTGCGTCGGCGTGCTTGAGAAACTGCTCTTGCACGGCCTATGCGTACGAGGGCGGTTGCTTGGTGTGGGCGGGTGATCTGAGGAACATTCAGCAGCTCACCGACGGCGACGCCGCCGGTTCTACTATGTTCCTCCgagtcgccgccgccgacctTGCTGCCAATAGCAACCATGGCGGCCTGTCGACAAGTGATCGCGATGCCATCTTGGTCGCGTCTGCATTAGCTTTTCTCATGATCCTCTGCTGCTTGTTCTCCGTTGTTTCTTGGAGGAGGCGACGTGGCGCGCAAACTGTGCGGCTTGACGGCTCGCTCCTGGTGTTCAGCCACGGCTATCTAGTGCGGTGCACGAAGAACTTCTCCGAGAAGCTGGGGATGGGCAGCTTTGGTTCCGTGTACAAGGGAAAGCTCCGCGACGGCACCGCCGTAGCCGTCAAGAGGCTGGAGCTGGGAGGATCGGCGCAGGGGGAGAAGCAGTTCCGCGCGGAGGTGAGGACGCTGGGCAGGATCCACCACGTCAACCTGGTGCGCCTCCGCGGGTTCTGCGCCACGGCGCGCGAGCGGCTGCTGGTCTACGACTACATGCCTAACGGCTCCCTAGCGTCCGCCATGTCGGGCCCGAGTTTCGGGATGCTGGACTGGGGCGCCAGGTTCGGCATcatggccggcgtggccagggggctCGCCTACCTCCACGAGCAGTGCCAGGAGCGGATCGTGCACTGCGACGTGAAACCGGAGAACATACTCCTGGACGCGGCCTTCTGCGCCAAGGTGGCCGACTTCGGCATGGCCAAGCTCATCGGGCGGGAGTTCAGCGCCGCGCTCACCACGGCGCGGGGCACGGTGGGTTACCTGGCGCCGGAGTGGGTCCTGGGCCTGCCCGTCACGTCCAAGGCGGACGTGTACAGCTACGGCATGACGCTGCTGGAGCTCGTCTCCGGGCGGAGGAACCGGGACGCCGGCGGGCGCGGCGTGGGGTACTTCCCGCTCTGGGCCGCGAGCAAGGTCAGCGAGGGGCAGTTTCTGGCGATCTTGGACGAGAGGTTGGCGGGGGACGcggacatggaggagctgagccgGGCGTGCAACGCCGCGTGCTGGTGCATACAGCAGAGCAAGGCGCTGAGGCCGACCATGGGGCAGGTGGTGCAGGTTCTGGAAGGGTCGCTCAGGGTGGGCGCTGCCCCCGTGCCGAGACACCTCGAGCTCTTCTGTGCGGAGGATTCGCGCACGCTCTGA